GACGGACTCAATTTACAGCAATTGGCATTCTTTCAGAAAAATTTGAGTCGATAATTTTTGAAATCAACTGGTGATAATAAGTTTGCCGTTTTTCATGACTAACAGACATAATTTTCTCCTTTAATTATCAATTTCAACTTCAATAAAAGATTTAAGTTCATCACCTATTTCGATGTCATCAAATTTGTAGATGTGTGTTCCAAATTCATTTCCAATTGTTACCTCTTTTACAGGATTTTTATCACGCTGAAGTGATTCAATTTTTCCTGAGTGAATTAATTTGGAATTTCTTCACAATTCAATTTTGCAATTTTCAACAAATTTTCCACTAACAACGCTACATCCGGCAATTGAACCGACTTTTGAGAATCAAAATTTAGCAATGATTTTAGCAGTACCAATATGTTGAAGTTCGTATTTGATTTCACGCATACTTCGAACTTGCTTTTTAATTTCATCAACTATTTTATAAATAATAGTGTGCTCACGAATTTCGACTTGAGCTTGTTTAGCTTGCGCTTTTATTGCTGGCGGAACTTGGAGGTTAAAAGTGTAAATAGTTGAATTTGAAGTTTGGGCTAGCAAAATATCAGCTTTGTTAATAATCCCAACTCCAGAGTGTAAAATGTGAATATGAACATGTTTTGAAGCAAGTTGTTCAATTGTTGAATGCAAAGCTTGAGCAATTCCAGTTACATCGGCTTTGATTATAATATTTAAGGTTTTTTCTTTTGTTTGTTGACTAGTTTGGGCTTTTGTTTTTGAAAGTTTTTCAGATTGTCTTCTTTCTAATGCAAGTTGTTTGGCAAATTTTTCCTCATGGAAGCCAAAAAATTTATCACCAGCTTCAGGAACATAATTTAGACCTGTGACAATAACCGGAGTTCCCGGAGGAGCAAATTTAATTGGCTTACCATTTGTGTCTTCAAGTGAACGAATTCGACCGTATTGACAACCAGCAACAATGAAATCTCGAACCATCAAAGTTCCATTTTGCACCATTAGAGTTGCAATTGTTCCTTTATTATGGTGAAGTTTTGCTTCAATAACGGTTCCAATTGGGTAGCGATTTTTGTTCGCCTTTAGTTCAAGTATTTCAGCAACTAGTAAAATAGACCGAAAAAGTTCATCAATTCCTTGTCCAGTTAGAGCCGAACCGTAGACAAAAATATTGTTTCCCCCTCATTCTTCGGTGACAATATTTAATGCTGAAAGTTCATTTTTGATTCGATCAATGTCTTTGTTAGGTTTGTCCATTTTATTAACAAAAACAATAATAGGCACATTTGCAGCAGTAGCATGACTGATAGCTTCTTTAGTTTGAGGCATAACTCCATCATCAGCAGCAACAACAAGCACGATAATATCGGTAACTTTTGCCCCGCGCGCGCGCATTTGTGTAAAGGCTTCATGACCTGGTGTGTCAATAAAATTGATAATATTGTCTTCAAAATTAACTTGATAAGCACCGGTGTGTTGGGTTATTCCGCCGCGCTCATTTTTTGCAACATTAGTTTTTCTAATAAAATCAAGAAGTGTTGTTTTTCCGTGATCGACATGACCCATAACCGTAATAATTGGAGGGCGGTGGCTGAGATGATCAGAATCGTCTTTAATACTTACTTCTTCCATGAAATTTGATGCATCAATTTGGACTTCTTTTTTAAAATCAAGTCCAAATTCAAGACAAACTTCGGCAATTTCATCTTCAGATAGACTATGATTTAAATTATACATTTTTGCTTGTTTGAAAAAATAAGTAATAATTTCATTAACAGAGACATTAATTTTTTCTGAAAGTTCGCTAATTGTCATTATTCCCGAAAAGAGAAAAACGCCGTTGTGAACTTTAGTTTCAACATTTTTTAGTTGAGCCTTAATGTCGCCTACATTTGAGATTCGTTTTTGCGGTTTTTTCATAAGTTTTCTACCTCGATTGCTAAATTTTGGTAAGCAAAAGGGGAAATATTTGTTTTAAAAGCGCGATTAAAAAGTTTTCTTTTAATCGCAAATTGAATTTTTTCATAATCATTGAAAATGTAAGCGCCCCTGCCACCAATTTTTTTATCAAAATGTTTATCAATAATTAATTTTTGATTAATATAAGTGAACCTAATTAAATTATTTATAGGATAAACTTTTTGATCAACTATACATTTTCTTGTGTGATTTTTCATTTTGCTACCTTAAAAGTCAAAATCGTCAATATCAATATCATCAACACCGGTGTATTTTACAAGATCATCATCTGATTTGAAATTTTTAATCTGTTTTTCATTTTCGATATATGATTCACTGTTTTCTTCGGTTTGAGAATTAACTTGTACTTTTGGAGTTTTTTGGTCTTGTTTTTTACCTTCTTCTTCTTCTAAATGTTGTTTGTCGATTAATTCATTTTCGCTAATTGCTTCATTAACGGCTGAATCAAACAAAGAATCGGCATCAAAAAATTTTTTTTGATTTACATTTGAAAAAGAATATGAATTTTCTACTGAATCTGATTGATAATTTGAGTAATTTGGTTTATTTTCTTGTTTATTAACGCCTTTGTTTGAAGGTTTATTTTTAGTTGCTGGTTGTTTCAAAGGACTAGCGGGTTTAGCAATTTCTGGCTGAATTTTAGTAGATTTTACTTTATTTCTAGGTATAAATTCATTCTCAACCCCATAAGGTTTTTCAAGTTCGAGAATATCAGATTCAAATTGCTGCAAAATTGAGTCAAAACTATTATTAGGTCGACTATATGAATTTCACTTATTTTGATATGCGCGACTTTGTTGACGTTGCATATATTCGTTTTTGAGATCGATTAGTTCTTGATGATCTTTGACATTTCCGTTTCACTCAATTTGGAAATTATTGTCTTTTAGAACTGCAGAATAAGGCAAAATTTGAAGTTGACTACGAGTTAAATCGGCTGTTAATTTTACATTTGAACCGTTTTTCCCAATAGCAAGACTATGTTGAAAATCAGGCACAACTACGGTAAAACGCCGTAATTTATGACTTATTTTGAACTCTTTTACGCAAATAACTTTTGAAGGTGACATTGCATTTACAATGAATTGAATTATATTGTCATCATATTTAATAACTTCAATTTTTTCGCCATCAAGTTCTTGGGTAATTGCAAAAATTCTTGAACCGGTTTCGCCAACAACTGAGCCAATTTCTGAAATGTCATTTGCTTCAGCATCATCAGTTTTTCGGATTGCAACCTTACATTTTTCACCAGGAATTCGCGCTATTGAAGCTATTTCAAGATATTTAGATTGTAATTCAGGAATTGCATCAATTATTTTTTTCTTAACAAGTTGAACTGATTTTGATGAAACGACAACTTGAGACTGTTTTGTATTTTTAGTTACATTTTCAATAACAACTTCATGACGTGAACCAATTTTTAAATTATTTCCAGTTGCATAATGACTTGGCATAAAAGCAGAAACTTTGTCATCATCAATTTCAAAAATGTAACCAGCTGAAATTTTGTTTGTTATTGTCGCAGAGACAACCTGATTTTTTAATAAAGAATATTTATTAAAAACATTATTACGAACAATTTCAGAAATTTTTTGTTTAAAAGTATGCATGATTGCTGTAAAAAGTCATTGTTCAAAAGCTGTAAGGTCAAGTTCAATTGAAAAAATGTCATCAACACGTGCATTTTCGTCGACCTTTTTTGCATCAGAAACTAAAATAAATGAAATAGATTCATTAATTTTTTCTTCATTTGTCAGCTCATCAAAATAAGTATCTTCAACAACAATTCCGTTTGTATTAAAAACTTTAAAATTTGAATCTTCCAGATTAGCTTCAATTACAATATGCGCGTCAGGGTCGATTTTTCGTGATATAACAAATTCAATAGCTTCTTGGAAAATATCAACAACTCTATCTAGCGATAACTCGCTGTTTTTAGCAACCTCCTTAATTGATTGAACAATTAATCTTGCATTATCTCTTGGGTTAATTTTAGTAACTTTTTCTTTTTTCCTATTCATCTTGGTAATCCTGCCCTCTTGAAAGCACTTCTAAAATAAAATTTTTTTCACTAGACTCAATTTTATCAATAAATTCAGAAATTTTTACAGAAATCTCTTCAACTTGATCAAGCGAATTATAATTTGTAACAATTCTTAAATAGTTCAGCCCGTCTTCTAAAACAAAATTAATTGACAAAATATCATTAAATTCATTTTTTAACCTTTGTATTAAATTCAAATTATCTCCTTTTTTTCGAATGTTTTCAATAAAGTTTGTTGGGTTTAAAACAAAAAAGTCGTCACAAGGACAACCTTTTATTGAAATGTTAATTTTATAAAGGTTAAAATAATTATACAACGTTTAAATTTTTTTAAAATAAAAAATTAAAAGTAAATGATTTTTAGCTGTTATGTTATAATTTAAAAATATGTTTTTTTAGCTCATTTATAGAAGTTTTGTATTTTTTCAACATAAGTATTATAACAACTTCTAGATTTATCGTTTATTTTAGCACTTTTTTGGGTTTTTATAGTAAATATGTTTATTAATTATGATACTGCTTTAATTAGAAAAAATTCGCGCGGTGAATCGTATTGAGGACCGCTAGGCTTAATTTTTAATTCAAACCGTTTTGAATTTTATTTATGATCACCTGATGCAACGCGGGTTCACTTTGCAATTTATGAAAATTTTCAAGACACAAATCCAACCGAAATAATCGCAATGACAAAGCGATCTGATGTTTGGTTTTGTGAAATTGACGAAAAATTTCACGGATATCTTTATAATTTACTAATTGAGCACCGTGATTCAAAAATAACCGAAGCGCTTGACCCTTATTCTTACAGCATTTGTCCTTTTGATTGAACTAAAAATGAAGTTCCAAAAAGTTATTTAATTGATATTTATTCACCTCAAGCTGGCACAAGTCCTTTAGAATTATCATTTCAAACCAAAAATCCGCTGAGTGATGCGCTAATTTATGAATTAAATATTCGTGATTTTAGTTCAAAAAATTCAAACATAGCAAATCCAGGAACTTTTCTTGGGGCTCTAGATCAGAAAATTTTTGATTATCTGTCTGACTTAAATTTTAATTTTTTGCAATTATTGCCAGTTCATTCTTGTTACACTTTTAGTCAAAAAAATATTTCAATTCTTAAAAAAGGTCAAGGAAAAGGTCATTTTACAAACTATAATTGGGGCTATGATCCACTTGGTTTTTTTTCAATTAATTCAAGTTATTCGTCAAACCCGGTTGACCCGTATTTAAAAATAAAAGAATTTAAGGCATTTATTGACTCAGCTCATAAAAAAAATATCGGAATTATTCTTGATGTTGCTTTTAGTCAAACTTTTCGAAAATCTATTTTAGATGATGTTGCTCGAGGTTATTTTTATCGCGATGAGGCTTTGTCTTTTCCTTCCCAATTTCCGCCTCTTGATTCACAAAAGCCAATGGCATTTAGGTTAATTTTAGACTCGCTTATTTTCTTTGTTAAATACTATAAAGTTGATGGATTTCGCTTTGATGCAGCTTCGTATTTTGATAAAAAATCGCTTGAAATTATAAGTATTGAACTGAAAAAAATAAATCCTAACATTATCTTGTTTGGTAAATTTTGTAAAAAAACTGATTTACAACATAAAAATCGAACGGAAAAAACTAGTCGTTCTAATAATTTTAATTTTGCTTATTTAAATAACGGGCTTTCTAATGTCATTCGCGGATCTAATGTTCCTGGTGATAAAGGTCTAATTTTGTCAAAAAATAGTTCAAAATTTGCTTCATATGTCTCATTAATTCCAGGTGGTATTTTTGATTTTAATTTTGGCGATTTTTTTCACTCAAGTAGAAGAGATGACCTTTTTGCAAACGATATTAGTATAAATGTTTCTTATATAACTTCATATGATGGTCCTACTTTGGCTGACAAAATTTTAACAACTGCTTCAGGGCTAACGAAAAACGCCTTTATCGAAACTTACCGTCAAGCATTAATGATGGTTTTATTTGTTCAAGGAAAAGTTCTTTTAAGTTCAGGAACTGAGTTTGGCTTTTCAAAAGTGTGTGATTTTTCGGGCGCTAGTTATTCAAATTGTCATCTTAATTTAAATTCAACAAAACCACCTTTTCCATTTCAGGCCAATAAATTTCTTGATTTTTATTCAAATAAAACTACTGATTTTACTAATGGTCTTGATTTTAGCCTTCTTGAAATTAACGAAATCAAAGCTAAAATTTTTAATTTTTTAGCAAAAATTAATGAATTTCGTCAAAAAACCCAGTTTTTTAGATTGCCAGATAATCAAGCAATTTGTGATTCTATAAAATTCGAAACTGTTGATAATAAAAAAGGACTAATAATTTTTAACATCCAAATTAAAAACGAAATTATTAAAGTGATTCATAATTTTTCAAGCAATTCTTATGACTATAATTTTGAAGATTTTGATGTAATTTTTAATTCTAAATTACAATTTAGTCAAAATATTATTCAAAAACGACAGTCAATCTTACTTATGAAAAAACACTAAAAAATTTAGCATTAGAATTTGCCTTGAATTTTAAAAAAACTAAAAAAACCAGATAAAACTGGTTTTTTTAGTCAATTTTTGAGGCAAAAACTTTATTTTTTATTGTAATTTAGGCCTAGTGCATTTAAAATTACTTGGATCACAAAATTAAATGGCTTATTGTAATGAGGCAAGAAGTAAAAATCTGAAAGAGCAATTTCTGGTAATTTTAGACCTTTTTGAATTGCTAGTGAAAGGAAATAAATTACTTCAGTGTGGTTATATTCTTTTCCATATGAACCAATTTGAGCACCAATTAATTTTAGACTTGGTTTGTCATAAGCAATTTTGATTCATACTTTAGATTTATTTTGCATAAATTCTGGGCGATCTCAGTCCTCGAGATATTCAACACCAACATTATCCAAGCCCATTTTTGGACAAGCATTTTCACAATATCCAGTTGAGGCATAATTAAATCCAAAAACAGAAATTGCATTTGTTCCAACATAACCTGGGAAAGGAATATCTTCACGTCCTGCAATGTGGAAGGCAGCAACTATCCCTGATTTTACGGCATTTGTTGCAAGTGCAATGTGAGCGTGTTGTTTAGTTACATTGTGAACCATTGAAGCTGAATCACCAATTACATAAAGATCTTTATCGCTTAAGCAACGTTGGAATTCATCAACTTTGACTGCACCATTAGCAGTTTTTTCAACGTCTGTTAAGATTTTAGTGTTTGGTGAAAATCCAATAGCTAAAATTACTAAATCAGCAGCATATTTACCTTTGTCTGTCTCAACAAAAGCAACTTTTTTTCCACTTTCATCGGCAATAAAGCGAACAACTTTTTGATTAAATTGTAAATTAATACCTTCTTCAACGATTTTATCCTCAATTTTTTGAGTAAATTCCTTATCAAAATAATTAGGGATAATTCTATCTTGCATGTCAATTAGTGTTGTTTTTTTGCCATATTTGTGAAAAGCTTCAAGTAATTCAATACCGATGTAACCACCACCGATAATAATTACATTTTTAATTGTTGGATCAACAGCTTTTGCTTTAATTTCTTGTGCGTGAGTAAATGTTTTTGAAACTAAAATGTTTTCAAGATTAATCCCCTCAAAAGGTGGAATAATCGGCCAAGTTCCGCCGGCAAAAACTAATTTATCATAGCTGTCTTTAAAAATTTCGCCACTAACTAAATTTTTAACGGTAATAATTTTATTTTCACGGTCAATTTCGAGAACATCATGCTGTAAATGAACATCGATTCCCATTGATTTTAATTGTTCAGGACTTGAATAAAAAAGTCCAGATGGATCACTAAATTCATCAGAAACTCAAAGTGCAATTCCGCAACCTAAAAAAGAAATGTCAGTATTTCTATCATATGAGACAAGTTCTGCTTGTGGGTAAATAGTTTTTAGGGTTCTTAAAAATGAAGTTCCGGCATGGTTAGTTCCAATTGATATTATTTTCATAAAATCTCCTATTTTTTGTTTTTTCGGGAGTAAAAAAAATTAAATTTAATTTTAATAAATTATACAATGTTTTTCCAATTTTTTATTAAAATTACGTTATAATTTACAAAGTAAAGATTAAGATAAAGGGTTGCTAAAAAGCATTAAAATAAAAAATCTTCGAAATTTTAGAAAAAACCGCTAAATTTCGAAGATTTTTCCACTTTTTTGCTAAAAAATTAATCATTTATGCATTTGCTTAATAAAAAAATAGCGGCTGTTTCAGAACGTAAAATTCTTTTGCCTAAAGACACAACTTCAAAATCAAATTTTTGGGCTAAATCTATCTCTGATTGGTCAAAACCACCTTCAGGACCGATTATTATAATTGTATCATTTTGTGATTGGTCTATTTTTGTCTGGTTTTTTTGGCCTTCAAAGGCGATTAATTTTTGACTAAAATTACTAGAATTTTTCAAAATATCACTGTAATTTATAGGTAAATTTATTTTTGGAATCAAATTTCGAAAACTCTGTTGTGCGCTGTGGAGACAAATTTGCTCTCATCTTTTTAATTTTTTTCTTAAGTCTCCTTCTAATTTTTGACTTACATTTTTACTAAAAAACGGTCAAATTTCACTGACTCCAATTTCAACAGCCTTTTGAATTGCAAATTCAAAGGATTTTGTCTTTAGAATTGCAAGTGCTAAAATAACCTTGTTTTTAGGTTCATTATTTATTTCAAGTTTTTCAATAATTTCAGCTTTGTTTGAATTTTGAACTAATTTTGTAAGATAAAATTCACCTTTGTAAACACAGATAAAATTTTCGTTTTTAATTCGCACAACTTTAATATGATTTAAATTTAAATCATCAAGAATAAAAAAATTTTCTTGTTTTTCACTAACAAAAAAACGGAACATAGATAAAATTTTATTATAAAATTTTACAAATCCTAAAAATTAAGTAAAATTATTATTATAAGGATATAACAAATGAAAAAATTATCAGCTAATGAAGTTCGTCAACTTTGATTTGATTTTTTTCAACTAAAAAATCATCTTCTTATAGAATCTAAACCCCTTGTTCCCCAAAATGATGATTCGCTTCTTTGAATTAATTCAGGAGTTGCGGCATTAAAAGATTATTTTATTGGTAAAAAAATTCCACCTTCAAAACGACTTGTTAATTCGCAAAAAGCACTAAGAACTAATGATATTGAAAATGTTGGTCAAACTTCAAGACATCATACTTTGTTTGAAATGTTAGGAAATTTTTCAATTGGTGACTATTTTAAACTTGAAGCGATTGATTTTGCCTTTGAATTTTTGACTAAATGATTAGAATTAGACCCTGAAAAACTTTATATAACATATTATGATAGTGATCTTGAGACTTTAAATAAATGGAAAAGTTTAGGTTTTCCTGAAAATAGGCTCATTCCTGGTGGAAAAAAAACTAATTTTTGAGACTTAGGTCAAGGTCCTTGTGGTCCATGTACCGAAATTTATTTTGACCGTGGTGAAAAATTTGATGCTCGTGGTGATGAATTAATAAGAAATGACATCGAAAATGACCGTTTTATTGAAATTTGAAACATTGTTTTTTCAGAATTTAATAACGACGGTGCGCAAAATTATTCACCATTAATGTCAAAAAATATTGATACTGGTGCAGGTTTTGAAAGAATCGTCTCAATTTTGCAAAATGGTCCAACTAATTATGACACAGATCTTTTTTTGCCAATTATTGCAGAAATTCAAAAGTACACTGATTTTAAATACGATATTGAAAATTATTTTAAAAAAGATGCAAAACAAGCACAAATTAATAAAAGTTTTAGACTAATTGCTGACCACATTCGCGCAATAAGTGCCGCAGTAAATGATGGAGTTATGCCATCAAATTTACACCGAGGCTATATAATTAGGCGTTTAATCAGAAGAGCCTATTGAAACGGGAAAAAATTAGGAATTTCAGAAGAGTTTTTACACAAATTAGTTCCAATTGTGGCTAAAACACTAAACTCTAATTTTGACATCGAAAAAATTGAGTCTGTGATTTATCATGAAGAGAAAAATTTTATAAAAACTCTTGAAATTGGTCATGAACTGTTAGAAAATGAGATAAAAAAAACTGAAGGTCAAATTTCTCCAGAAATTGTTTTTAAACTTTTTGTTACTTACGGTTTTCCTCCTGAACTAACTCAGGAAATCCTTCAAGAAAAAAATATTAGTTTTGACCTTAAATCATTAGAAGAATATCGCGAAAAACACGCTCAAATTTCCCGGGCAAATATTAAAAAAGGCATGGGAAAGGTTATTGATTCTTTAAATCAAGTTACATCACAAATTTCAGAATTTATAGGTTATGAATTTCACAAAACAGAAACAAAAATTGCTTTTTTAGCAAATCAATTTAGTGAAATTGACCAAAGTAACGAAGGTGAAATTTCATATGCAATTTTTGAAAAAACTCCATTTTATGCAACAGCAGGTGGTCAAAAACATGATCAAGGATATATAATTCAAAATGGCAAAAAAATTGAAATTATTGATGTTTTTAAGGATAAATTTTTAAACAATGTCCATGTTTTTGAAGGTGAACTATCAAAAAATTTACCGGTAATTTTAGAACTAAATTCAGACAATCGCTTAAAATTAGAGCGAAACCATTCGGCAACTCACCTTTTATTTGCTTCACTTCGGGCAGAATTTGGTCCTCAAATTAAACAACTTGGTTCTGATAATAACGAAGAAAGATTGACTTTTGACTTTCCTTGTGCTCAAAAACCTTCAAAAGAAGAAATAAAATCTGTTGAAAACCGTGTAAATTCATATATAAGTCAACAAGTTCAGCGTGAATATTTGGTAACAAACCTAGAAAAAGCCCAAAAACTAAATGCAATTATGACATTAGAAGAATCAGAATACATGGATCCTAATGCGCTTCGGCTTGTGGTTTTTCCTGGAATTACAACAGATTTATGCGGTGGAACTCATATTCAAAACACTAAATTATTAGAAAAATTCACAATTTTATCATGCCAAACTAAGGGTTCAGGAATTTACCGAATTCGTGCTGTTAGTTCTTTTGCCAAAAATGTTGAGTTTTTAGAACAAAATATTGAACTTTTGAAGTTTCAAATTACTTCATTAGTTAATAAAATTGCAAAAATTAGTCAAGATTTTACCTTTGATTTTCCAAGTTTTACTGATTTAGATTCAGAATTTGAGCACTTGACAAAAATTGAAGAAGACCTTAAAGAACAATATAAAAAAATCTTAAAAAATCAAGACATCTCTCAGTCATTAGAATTAAATTCAGAAAATTTTGTTGACATTAACCAAAATAAGTTTTACATTGATTTAGAATTTAATTCCAAAAACTTAAAACAATCAGCAGCTACTTTTAGGCAAAAAAACCCAAAATCAACATTTATTTTAGCTACAAATCTCGAAGATGAAAATCATTTAATTACAGTTGCATCTTTTAACTTAGAATCAAATATCATTCTTGAAAAAATTCTAGAAATTTACGATGGTGCAGGAGGTGGAAATTCTAAAATAGCTCAGGCAAAAATCAAGAAAAAACCTATAAAAGACGATATAATTAAGCTTTTATGAGCATTAGACCCAGAGTTTTAGCACTTGATTTAGGGGTTAAGTCTTGCGGCTTTGCAATTTCTGATTCAGATTGGAAAATTTCACTACCCCTTGAGCAATATAATTTTAATAGGTATGATTTTGCAAGAGTTATCGCGCGAATTGGTTTTTGATTGGATCAATATTCTATTTCTACTCTTGTTTTAGGTTATCCTTTAACTTTATCAGGTAAAATTTCTCCAAGAACAATTATGGTCGAAGAATTCGCCCAATTAATAAAAAAACACTATCAAATACAACTTTTTTTTCAAGATGAGCGACTTTCTTCCAAGGAGGCCAACTCAATTTTAATTGACTCAGGTTTGTCCTTTAAAAAAAGGCAAAAAATTATTGACAAATTAGCAGCTCAAATTATACTTGAAAGATTTTTACAAACACAAAATGCATATGAAAAATAAAAAAACTTTAACTCAAGAACCAATAAACCTTTCAGATCCACAGCGAGTAATAATCGCAAAAGAAATTTCAAATTCAACAAATCCGGGTTACGAAAAACTTTATTCACTTTTCTATACTGAATTTGAAGATTTAAGAATTTTTTCTGTTGTTTTTGATGAGAAAAAAAATATTCTTGCCTTTGAAATTGATAGAAATACTTGAGAAACTACAAAAACTTTTGTTGAATTTGACGACCAAACAATTGAAATTCTAGAGATGCAAATTAATGAATTTTTTGATACAAATAAGTTCATATTTGAAGGCAAGCCAATTGATCCTTTTACTTTTTTTAATAATTTCTCGCCTGAAACCGAATATGATGATATAATTGAGGAACTTAGTGATAAAGAAGCAATTAGAGTTCCTGAAGTAAAAAATAAAACAAAAAAAGCTATAAAATCAAAGGTAAATTAAGATGAAACTAATTGTTGGACTTGGTAATCCAGGTGAAAAATATGCTCAAACAAAACATAATGTTGGATTTTGAGTTCTTGATTTGTTAGCTGAAAAACTCGGATTGACCTTTGATCAAAAAACTGAAAATGGCGTTTTTTGTAAAACAAGTGATTTTATTCTTGCAAAACCAACAACATATATGAATAAATCAGGTGATTTTGTCTTTGAATTAGTTCAATTTTACAAAATTAATATTTTGGATGTGATAATTGTTTATGATGATATGAATTTTGAAATTGGCCAGGCACTAAT
This sequence is a window from Mesomycoplasma ovipneumoniae. Protein-coding genes within it:
- the pth gene encoding aminoacyl-tRNA hydrolase; its protein translation is MKLIVGLGNPGEKYAQTKHNVGFWVLDLLAEKLGLTFDQKTENGVFCKTSDFILAKPTTYMNKSGDFVFELVQFYKINILDVIIVYDDMNFEIGQALIRATGSAGGQRGMENIIEKCGTKDIKRLKIGISRAENSKEYVLSPFENQAKIKVKQVIDQAADILIFYLSNSFMTTVQKFNANKNKA
- the ruvX gene encoding Holliday junction resolvase RuvX, whose product is MSIRPRVLALDLGVKSCGFAISDSDWKISLPLEQYNFNRYDFARVIARIGFWLDQYSISTLVLGYPLTLSGKISPRTIMVEEFAQLIKKHYQIQLFFQDERLSSKEANSILIDSGLSFKKRQKIIDKLAAQIILERFLQTQNAYEK
- the alaS gene encoding alanine--tRNA ligase, with the translated sequence MKKLSANEVRQLWFDFFQLKNHLLIESKPLVPQNDDSLLWINSGVAALKDYFIGKKIPPSKRLVNSQKALRTNDIENVGQTSRHHTLFEMLGNFSIGDYFKLEAIDFAFEFLTKWLELDPEKLYITYYDSDLETLNKWKSLGFPENRLIPGGKKTNFWDLGQGPCGPCTEIYFDRGEKFDARGDELIRNDIENDRFIEIWNIVFSEFNNDGAQNYSPLMSKNIDTGAGFERIVSILQNGPTNYDTDLFLPIIAEIQKYTDFKYDIENYFKKDAKQAQINKSFRLIADHIRAISAAVNDGVMPSNLHRGYIIRRLIRRAYWNGKKLGISEEFLHKLVPIVAKTLNSNFDIEKIESVIYHEEKNFIKTLEIGHELLENEIKKTEGQISPEIVFKLFVTYGFPPELTQEILQEKNISFDLKSLEEYREKHAQISRANIKKGMGKVIDSLNQVTSQISEFIGYEFHKTETKIAFLANQFSEIDQSNEGEISYAIFEKTPFYATAGGQKHDQGYIIQNGKKIEIIDVFKDKFLNNVHVFEGELSKNLPVILELNSDNRLKLERNHSATHLLFASLRAEFGPQIKQLGSDNNEERLTFDFPCAQKPSKEEIKSVENRVNSYISQQVQREYLVTNLEKAQKLNAIMTLEESEYMDPNALRLVVFPGITTDLCGGTHIQNTKLLEKFTILSCQTKGSGIYRIRAVSSFAKNVEFLEQNIELLKFQITSLVNKIAKISQDFTFDFPSFTDLDSEFEHLTKIEEDLKEQYKKILKNQDISQSLELNSENFVDINQNKFYIDLEFNSKNLKQSAATFRQKNPKSTFILATNLEDENHLITVASFNLESNIILEKILEIYDGAGGGNSKIAQAKIKKKPIKDDIIKLLWALDPEF